In the Nicotiana tabacum cultivar K326 chromosome 16, ASM71507v2, whole genome shotgun sequence genome, one interval contains:
- the LOC142170477 gene encoding uncharacterized protein LOC142170477: protein MAAPPNFEEVQSTYRPPKFNGQYYGWWKTRMHDFVMAEDSELWDVICDGPFVPMKIICETTVTVPKTRKEYNDVDRKAIEKNFRAKKILACGIGPDEYNHILACQSAKEIWEALQTAYEGTTQVKQTKIDMNTTECELFKMKENESIQDIHTRFTSIINELHSLGEIIPRNKLVRKILSVLHGYWERKVNAITEAKDL from the coding sequence atggctgctccaccaaattttgaagaagttcaatCAACCTACCGACCACCAAAattcaatggacaatactatggctggtggaagacaagaatgcatgattttgTCATGGCAGAAGATTCAGAGCTTTGGGATGTTATATGTGATGGACCATTTGTCCCTATGAAGATCATTTGCGAGACAACAGTCACAGTTCCAAAGACAAGGAAGGAATATAATGATGTTGATCGTAAAGCCATCGAGAAAAACTTCAGAGCAAAGAAGATCCTCGCCTGTGGTATTGGACCAGACGAGTACAACCACATCTTAGCCTGTCAATCTGCCAAGGAGATCTGGGAGGCTCTCCAGACTGCATATGAGGGAACCACTCAAGTCAAGCAGACAAAAATTGACATGAACACAACTGAGTGTGAACTCTTCAAGATGAAGGAGAATGAGTCCATTCAAGACATACATACTCGTTTTACTTCCATCATCAATGAGCTACACTCTCTTGGAGAGATTATCCCAAGGAACAAATTGGTCAGAAAAATACTCAGTGTGTTACATGGTTACTGGGAGAGAAAAGTTAATGCTATCACGGAAGCCAAAGATCTGTAG